The following coding sequences are from one Clostridia bacterium window:
- a CDS encoding alpha-galactosidase: MERGFTLSYFADGERRELINETENADLAVVLTDDGRRRVVTARAKTEVELAEYREELPFRVSRDGLCFTNGYQSWTDSAERRLSEKERDVTRLPRKLVNAFSFDRYGDAAFYPYSRRKLHGYDVFYVKGGDGGWAVNLNSNNAWLVFEVDRGKGGVSAVSDVAGAKLAPGAEFTVCDFVYGSDWKGLPDEYFPKRDIKKIFGYTSWYNYYQNINEEILLRDLEGLDGRFNLFQIDDGYAEHVGDWLDVDKEKFPNGLEPVVERIRGRGFTPGIWLAPFVAEEKSRLFEEHADWFKSGDDCGFVKCGCNWSGFYALDLGNPDALGYIRRCLKHYLDMGFGFFKLDFLYAACLPRYEGLTRAQAAARAFDFLRDALGDALILGCGAPLSSSAGRFDYLRVGPDVSLDFDDKWFMRHMHRERVSTKVTLQNTVYRSFADGRMFGCDPDVFLLRDRNTKLSPEQRRALLTLNALFGSVLMTSDNLAEYDEAKKALLAQGLELFREAEVTGFSRGGHMISVEYKLGGETKTILYFTDKGVLV; encoded by the coding sequence ATGGAACGCGGATTCACTTTATCCTATTTCGCGGACGGCGAACGCCGCGAACTGATAAACGAAACCGAAAACGCCGACCTTGCCGTCGTCCTGACCGACGACGGCAGGCGCCGCGTCGTCACCGCGCGCGCGAAGACCGAAGTCGAGCTCGCCGAATACCGCGAGGAGCTCCCATTCCGCGTGAGCAGGGACGGGTTATGCTTCACCAACGGCTACCAGTCCTGGACCGACAGCGCGGAGCGCCGCCTCAGCGAAAAGGAGCGCGACGTCACCCGCCTGCCGCGGAAGCTCGTCAACGCCTTCTCGTTCGACCGCTACGGCGACGCGGCCTTCTACCCCTACTCCCGCCGCAAGCTGCACGGCTACGACGTCTTCTACGTCAAGGGCGGCGACGGCGGCTGGGCGGTAAACCTCAACTCAAACAACGCCTGGCTCGTCTTCGAGGTCGACCGCGGGAAGGGCGGAGTCTCCGCCGTTTCCGACGTCGCCGGCGCGAAGCTCGCGCCCGGCGCGGAGTTCACCGTCTGCGACTTCGTTTACGGCAGCGACTGGAAGGGGCTGCCCGACGAGTATTTCCCGAAGCGCGATATCAAAAAGATCTTCGGCTACACGTCGTGGTACAACTACTACCAGAATATCAACGAAGAAATACTGCTGCGCGACCTCGAGGGGCTTGACGGCCGTTTCAACCTCTTCCAGATCGACGACGGCTACGCCGAACACGTCGGCGACTGGCTCGATGTCGATAAGGAGAAGTTCCCGAACGGGCTGGAGCCCGTCGTCGAACGCATACGCGGACGCGGCTTCACGCCGGGGATATGGCTCGCGCCGTTCGTCGCGGAGGAGAAGAGCCGCCTCTTCGAGGAGCACGCCGACTGGTTCAAAAGCGGCGACGACTGCGGCTTCGTCAAGTGCGGGTGCAACTGGTCGGGCTTCTACGCCCTCGACCTCGGGAATCCCGACGCGCTCGGGTATATACGCCGCTGTCTGAAGCATTATCTCGATATGGGCTTCGGCTTCTTCAAGCTGGACTTCCTCTACGCCGCCTGCCTGCCGCGCTATGAAGGGCTCACCCGTGCGCAGGCCGCCGCCCGCGCCTTCGATTTCCTGCGCGACGCGCTCGGCGACGCGCTCATTCTCGGCTGCGGCGCGCCTTTATCGAGCTCCGCCGGCAGATTCGACTACCTGCGCGTCGGCCCGGACGTTTCGCTCGACTTCGACGACAAGTGGTTCATGCGGCATATGCACCGCGAACGCGTCTCCACGAAGGTCACGCTGCAGAACACCGTCTACCGCTCCTTCGCGGACGGGCGGATGTTCGGCTGCGACCCCGACGTTTTCCTGCTGCGCGACCGCAATACGAAGCTTTCGCCCGAGCAGCGCCGCGCGCTGCTGACGCTGAACGCGCTCTTCGGCAGCGTGCTGATGACCTCCGACAACCTCGCGGAGTACGACGAAGCGAAAAAAGCCCTGCTCGCGCAGGGACTTGAGCTTTTCCGCGAAGCCGAGGTCACCGGCTTCAGCCGCGGCGGGCATATGATAAGCGTCGAATACAAGCTCGGCGGCGAAACGAAAACGATACTATACTTCACCGACAAAGGAGTGCTCGTATGA
- a CDS encoding MFS transporter, with translation MKRLTKKKMIIFAIGQLGWSMLSGIINTWLVTFYLPAQVDIEGGATQYITPGLVIFGFLTILGLITALSRIFDAITDPLIANMSDRFNNKWGRRNPFMQWAAIPLSVVTVLLFCAPVKAISGINVLWISIFIVLFYTFMTMYCTPYNALISEYGKTQDDRMFISTAISLTFFFGTLLAYTPFVFAGMLRSSGLTYDWSYRACFIVLAVVACVCMLLPTFLIREKEYVDTKPSNTNVFKSLAATFKNREFRVFVSSDIMYWIGLTLFQTGLPFFVKVSMALDESYTMIFMGAMTVLSACFYPFVSGLVRKFGKKKLTICGFLGLALAYLITAMIRFVALPGVVYGAAICIIAAFPMALLGIIPQSIVADVAEADGIVTGENREGMFFAARTFAMKWGQSIAMLVFTSLAIFGTTQNVNANDITASPKGLTIVAFAAVAFCVLGAVILGLYNEKKVMKTIDKSGKTPDELPETRKYIDVPLAPNAPEMPGNPGAKDAE, from the coding sequence ATGAAAAGACTGACCAAAAAGAAGATGATCATCTTCGCGATCGGCCAGCTCGGCTGGTCGATGCTCAGCGGCATCATCAACACCTGGCTCGTCACCTTCTACCTGCCGGCGCAGGTCGACATCGAAGGCGGCGCGACGCAGTACATCACCCCCGGTCTCGTCATATTCGGATTCCTGACGATACTCGGCCTGATCACCGCGCTCAGCCGTATCTTCGACGCGATCACCGACCCGCTGATCGCAAACATGAGCGATCGCTTCAACAACAAGTGGGGCAGGCGCAATCCCTTCATGCAGTGGGCGGCGATACCGCTCTCCGTCGTGACGGTGCTGCTCTTCTGCGCCCCCGTGAAGGCCATCAGCGGCATAAACGTGCTGTGGATCTCGATCTTCATCGTCCTTTTCTACACCTTCATGACTATGTACTGCACGCCCTATAACGCGCTGATAAGCGAATACGGCAAGACGCAGGACGACAGAATGTTCATCTCCACCGCGATCTCGCTGACCTTCTTCTTCGGCACGCTGCTGGCGTACACCCCCTTCGTTTTCGCGGGAATGCTGCGCAGCTCCGGGCTCACCTACGACTGGAGCTACCGCGCCTGCTTCATCGTGCTCGCGGTCGTCGCCTGCGTATGCATGCTGCTGCCGACCTTCCTCATTCGCGAGAAGGAATACGTCGACACCAAGCCCTCGAACACCAACGTCTTCAAGTCGCTCGCCGCGACCTTCAAGAACCGCGAGTTCCGCGTCTTCGTCAGCTCCGACATCATGTACTGGATCGGCCTGACGCTTTTCCAGACCGGTCTGCCCTTCTTCGTCAAGGTCTCGATGGCGCTCGACGAAAGCTACACCATGATATTCATGGGCGCGATGACCGTGCTCTCCGCCTGCTTCTATCCCTTCGTTTCCGGGCTCGTGCGTAAGTTCGGCAAGAAGAAGCTGACGATCTGCGGCTTCCTCGGGCTCGCGCTTGCGTATCTGATCACCGCGATGATCCGCTTCGTCGCCCTGCCGGGCGTCGTCTACGGCGCGGCCATCTGCATCATCGCCGCCTTCCCGATGGCGCTGCTCGGCATCATCCCGCAGTCCATCGTCGCCGACGTCGCGGAAGCCGACGGCATTGTCACCGGCGAAAACCGCGAGGGTATGTTCTTCGCGGCCCGCACCTTCGCGATGAAGTGGGGACAGTCCATCGCGATGCTCGTCTTCACCTCGCTCGCCATCTTCGGCACCACCCAGAACGTCAACGCGAACGACATCACCGCTTCCCCGAAGGGTCTGACTATAGTCGCCTTCGCCGCGGTCGCCTTCTGCGTGCTCGGTGCGGTCATCCTCGGCCTCTATAACGAGAAGAAGGTCATGAAGACCATCGACAAGTCCGGAAAGACGCCCGACGAGCTGCCCGAGACCCGCAAGTACATCGACGTACCGCTCGCCCCCAACGCGCCCGAAATGCCCGGCAATCCCGGAGCGAAGGACGCCGAGTAA